The Manihot esculenta cultivar AM560-2 chromosome 1, M.esculenta_v8, whole genome shotgun sequence genome has a window encoding:
- the LOC110601363 gene encoding transcription factor RADIALIS gives MASNSLSTSRSSGSSWTPKQNKQFEKALALYDKDTPDRWQNVANAVGGKSPEEVKKHYEILIKDVKEIESGRVPFPNYRSTAGNAN, from the coding sequence ATGGCTTCAAATTCTCTTTCCACCTCAAGAAGCTCTGGCTCTTCTTGGACGCCTAAGCAGAACAAGCAGTTCGAAAAGGCATTGGCTTTATATGATAAGGACACCCCTGATCGCTGGCAGAATGTTGCAAATGCTGTAGGTGGGAAATCTCCGGAGGAAGTGAAGAAGCACTATGAAATTCTTATTAAGGATGTCAAGGAAATCGAGTCCGGCAGAGTCCCATTTCCTAATTACAGGTCCACTGCTGGAAACGCCAACTAA
- the LOC110609977 gene encoding uncharacterized protein LOC110609977 produces the protein MPHRTRPMAALLLFTGLNVILVSTITPVYDFVCFLPYWERRREHRRQKREAALTRDSA, from the exons ATGCCACATAGAACAAGGCCTATGGCAGCTCTCTTGCTCTTTACTGGACTCAATGTCATCTTGGTGTCAACTATTACTCCAGTCTATGATTTTGTGTGCTTCCTTCCCTACTGGGAACGAAGG AGAGAACACCGCCGACAGAAACGTGAAGCTGCATTGACAAGGGATTCTGCATGA
- the LOC110601357 gene encoding AP-3 complex subunit sigma, translating into MIKAVMAINTQGKPRLTKFYDFLTVEKQQELIRSVFGVLCSRAENVSNFMEADSIFGPDSRLVYKHYATLYFVFVFDTSENELAVLDLIQVFVETLDKCFRNVCELDIVYNYSKLHTILDEIIFGGQVLETSSSEVMKAVEAISKLESSSNSITLVPKTVSGWRNR; encoded by the exons ATGATAAAAGCGGTGATGGCAATCAATACACAAGGCAAACCTCGCCTTACCAAATTCTATGATTTTTTG ACTGTTGAGAAGCAACAGGAGCTTATACGCAGCGTTTTTGGAG TGTTGTGCAGTAGAGCTGAGAATGTTAGCAATTTCATGGAGGCCGATTCTATCTTTGGTCCG GATAGTCGTCTCGTTTACAAACACTATGCAACTCTTTACTTTGTATTTGTATTTGATACCTCTGAAAATGAGCTTGCCGTGCTAGATCTCATTCAAG TTTTTGTAGAAACATTGGACAAATGCTTCAGAAATGTATGTGAGCTTGACATAGTTTACAATTACAGCAAG TTGCATACAATTTTAGATGAGATAATTTTTGGAGGTCAGGTGCTTGAAACAAGTTCTAGTGAAGTAATGAAGGCTGTTGAAGCAATATCAAA GCTAGAATCATCCTCAAATTCCATCACATTAGTCCCCAAAACTGTTTCTGGTTGGCGGAACCGGTAG